A single Accipiter gentilis unplaced genomic scaffold, bAccGen1.1, whole genome shotgun sequence DNA region contains:
- the LOC126037142 gene encoding electroneutral sodium bicarbonate exchanger 1-like translates to MLGVCSVMGLPWFVAATVLSITHVNSLKVESDCSAPGEQPKLLGIREQRVTGLLIFVLMGCSVFFTSVLKFIPMPVLYGVFLYTGVSSLRGIQFFDRLKLFWMPAKHQPDFIYLRHVPLRKVHFFTAIQLTCLVLLWTIKVSRAAIIFPMMVLALVFVRKAMDFCFSKRELSFLDDLMPERKKKLDDARNEAGEEEEESRRAMEAAAAASSVQLNVGKTSDVDIPKQSSDRTDPSEIVILDEMSQMTVWKALTLKTETL, encoded by the exons atgctcggggtgtgctctgtgatggggctgccctggtttgtggctgcgaccgtcctgtccatcacccacgtgaatagcctcaaagtagagtctgactgctcagctccaggagaacaacccaagttgctggggatacgagagcagagagtcactggcttgctgatctttgtgctcatgggctgctctgtcttcttcacttccgtgttaaag tttataccaatgcctgtgctttatggcgtctttctctacacgggtgtgtcgtcgctcagaggaattcag ttctttgatcgcttgaagctgttttggatgccagcgaagcaccagccggatttcatctacctgcggcacgtgcccttgcgaaaggtgcatttcttcacggcgatccagctgacctgcctcgtcctgctctggaccatcaaggtgtcccgtgccgccatcatctttcccatgatg gttttggctctcgtatttgtccggaaagcgatggatttctgcttctcaaagcgagagctcagctttctggatgaccttatgccagaaaggaagaagaagttggacgatgccagaaatgaagctggagaagaagaagag gagtccaggagggccatggaagctgctgctgctgcaagttcagttcagctgaacgtggggaagaccagtgacgtggatatcccaaagcaaagcagtgacag gactgatccttctgagattgttatcctggatgaaatgtcacaaatgaccgtatggaaggctctcactttgaagacagaaaccctttga